A region from the Zonotrichia albicollis isolate bZonAlb1 chromosome 17, bZonAlb1.hap1, whole genome shotgun sequence genome encodes:
- the MTG2 gene encoding mitochondrial ribosome-associated GTPase 2: MAVLCGAGLGTSLRRCGAGGSGRSPWKPLLVLLSPPAFSTGCPRCAKDRRLRQKRAISERQLTRYFVDQRKVRVVGGQGGDGGQSFHSEPRKVFGGPDGGNGGDGGHVIFKADQQMKSLASVFRFYQGFHGERGGSKNCYGANGAHMYVKVPVGTLVKEDGEVVADLTQHGEEYIAAHGGAGGRGNRFFLSNENRAPKLFTPGEPGQERVLHLELRTTAHAGLVGFPNAGKSSLLRAISRAKPAVAAYPFTTLNPHVGIVHYQDYEQVAVADIPGLIRGAHQNRGLGMAFLKHIERCRFLLFVLDLSVPQPWSQLHDLKYELEAYEKGLSERPCVVVGNKVDLAQSRINLALLREQVAERVIAVSALTGENLEELLLHLRELYDTYVKTEHSQGQSPVKW; the protein is encoded by the exons ATGGCGGTGCTGTgtggggccgggctgggcaccTCCCTCAggcgctgcggggccgggggcagcgGCCGCAGCCCCTGGAAGCcgctcctggtgctgctcagcCCGCCCGCTTTCTCCACGGGCTGTCCCCGGTGCGCCAAGGACAGGCGTTTGCGGCAGAAGAGAGCCATTTCCGAGCGGCAGCTG ACACGTTATTTCGTGGATCAGCGGAAAGTGCGCGTGGttggaggacaaggaggagacGGGGGCCAGTCCTTCCACAGTGAGCCCAGAAAAGTGTTTGGAGGTCCTGATGGTGGGAATGGAGGTGATGGGGGCCATGTCATTTTTAAAG CTGACCAGCAGATGAAATCTCTTGCTTCAGTGTTCCGCTTCTATCAGGGCTTTCACGGAGAGAGAGGAGGAAGCAAAAACTGCTATGGAGCTAATGGTGCACACATGTATGTTAAA GTCCCTGTTGGTACTTTGGTGAAGGAGGATGGTGAAGTTGTGGCTGACCTCACCCAGCATGGAGAGGAGTACATTGCAGCTCACggaggagctggagggagaGGGAATCGCTTCTTTCTGTCCAACGAAAACCGCGCTCCGAAATTATTCACTCCAGGAGAGCCAGGTCAGGAGAGGGTCCTTCATCTGGAGCTCAGGACAACAGCTCATGCAGGGCTG GTGGGCTTTCCCAATGCTGGCAAATCCTCACTTTTGAGAGCCATCTCCCGGGCAAagccagctgtggctgcctacCCATTCACAACCCTAAACCCCCACGTTGGCATTGTCCACTATCAAGACTATGAACAAGTGGCAG TTGCTGACATTCCTGGCCTAATCAGAGGTGCTCACCAGAACCGTGGGCTGGGCATGGCCTTCCTGAAGCACATCGAGCGCTGCCGCTTCCTCCTGTTCGTGCTGGACctctctgtgccccagccctggagccagCTGCACGACTTGAAATATGAACTGGAAGCCTATGAAAAAGGCTTGTCTGAGAGGCCTTGTGTTGTGGTTGGGAATAAGGTTGACCTTGCTCAGTCCAGGATCAATCTGGCGCTCCTCAGGGAGCAGGTGGCTGAGAGGGTCATTGCAGTGTCTGCTCTGACAGGAGAGAacttggaggagctgctgttgcATCTGAGAGAACTCTATGACACTTATGTGAAGACAGAACACTCACAAGGACAAAGCCCAGTCAAGTGGTAG
- the PSMA7 gene encoding proteasome subunit alpha type-7, with translation MSYDRAITVFSPDGHLFQVEYAQEAVKKGSTAVGVRGKDIVVLGVEKKSVAKLQDERTVRKICALDDNVCMAFAGLTADARIVINRARVECQSHRLTVEDPVTVEYITRYIASLKQRYTQSNGRRPFGISALIVGFDFDGTPRLYQTDPSGTYHAWKANAIGRGAKSVREFLEKNYTDEAIETDDLTIKLVIKALLEVVQSGGKNIELAVMRREQPLKILNPEEIEKYVAEIEKEKEENEKKKQKKTS, from the exons ATGAGCTACGACCGCGCCATCACCGTCTTCTCCCCGGACGGGCACCTCTTCCAGGTGGAGTACGCGCAGGAGGCAGTCAAGAAAGGCTCCACCGCG GTTGGAGTAAGAGGGAAGGACATTGTTGTCCTTGGTGTGGAGAAGAAGTCAGTGGCCAAGCTGCAGGATGAGAGAACTGTCAGGAAGATCTGTGCCCTGGATGACAATGTCTGCATGGCTTTTGCAG GGCTAACGGCTGATGCCAGGATAGTCATAAACAGAGCTCGGGTGGAGTGCCAGAGCCACAGGCTCACTGTGGAGGACCCTGTCACCGTGGAGTACATCACACGCTACATTGCCAGCCTCAAACAG AGGTACACGCAGAGCAACGGCCGCAGGCCCTTCGGGATCTCCGCCCTCATCGTGGGCTTCGACTTCGATGGGACCCCCCGGCTGTACCAGACCGACCCCTCGGGCACCTACCATGCCTGGAAG GCTAATGCCATTGGCAGAGGAGCCAAATCTGTGCGTGAGTTCCTGGAGAAGAACTACACTGATGAGGCCATTGAAACGGATGATCTGACTATTAAACTTGTCATCAAGGCTCTTctcgag GTGGTGCAGTCTGGTGGGAAGAACATCGAGCTGGCAGTCATGAGACGGGAGCAGCCGCTGAAG ATCCTAAACCCTGAAGAAATTGAGAAGTATGTGGCTGaaattgaaaaggaaaaggaagaaaatgaaaagaaaaaacagaagaaaacatcATGA
- the SS18L1 gene encoding calcium-responsive transactivator, with amino-acid sequence MSVAFASARPRGKGEVTQQTIQKMLDENHHLIQCIMDYQSKGKTAECTQYQQILHRNLVYLATIADSNQNMQSLLPAPPTQNINLGPGGMSQSASNQSLHSQSNLSDAIGSGLPPSSLMPSQISNGPNHVSMQQSGQNTMPTTSLSMTVSSHGTGPGYSHTVPASQNVPMQGQGSIGNYVSRTNINMQSNPVSMMHQQAATSHYNSAQGGSQHYQGQSSIAMMSQSNQGNSMMGQRPMGPYRASQQGSSQQYMGQEEYYSEQYSHGQGSSEPMNQQYYPDGHGDYAYQQSSYTEQSYDRSFDDSTQHYYEGGNSQYSQQQAGYQQGAAQQQTYSQQQYPNQQSYPGQQQGYGPAQGASSQYSSYQQGQGQQYGSYRASQTGPSAQQQRPYGYEQGQYGNYQQ; translated from the exons ATGTCGGTTGCCTTTGCTTCTGCTCGCCCAAGAGGCAAAGGGGAGGTCACCCAGCAAACTATCCAGAAG ATGCTAGATGAAAATCACCACCTAATACAATGTATTATGGATTATCAGAGCAAGGGGAAAACTGCAGAATGTACTCA ATACCAACAAATCTTGCACAGAAACCTGGTTTACTTGGCAACAATAGCAGACTCTAACCAGAATATGCAGTCCTTGCTTCCTGCT CCACCAACGCAGAACATCAACTTGGGCCCGGGTGGGATGAGTCAGAGCGCGTCCAACCAATCCCTCCACTCGCAGAGCAACCTCAGCGATGCCATCGGCAGCGGCctgcctccctcctccctcatGCCGAGTCAGATCAGCAATG GTCCTAACCACGTGTCTATGCAGCAGTCAGGCCAGAACACCATGCCCACGACCTCTCTGAGCATGACAGTGAGCAGCCACGGGACTGGCCCTGGCTACAGCCACACAGTGCCTGCCTCTCAGAACGTGCCcatgcagggccagggctccatCGGCAATTACGTCTCTCGAACAAACATCAACATGCAGTCCAACCCAG TCTCCATGATGCACCAGCAAGCAGCAACGTCACATTACAACTCAGCACAAGGAGGGAGCCAGCACTACCAGGGACAATCCTCCATTGCCATGATGAGCCAGAGCAACCAAGGCAACAGCATGATGGGGCAGCGACCCATGGGCCCTTACAGAGCTTCACAGCAAG GTTCCTCGCAGCAGTACATGGGTCAGGAGGAATATTACAGTGAGCAGTACAGTCATGGCCAAGGCTCATCAGAACCTATGAATCAGCAATACTATCCAGATG GGCATGGTGATTATGCCTATCAGCAGTCATCCTACACTGAACAGAGCTACGACCGGTCGTTTGATGACTCTACACAACACTACTATGAAGGAG GAAATTCTCAGtacagccagcagcaggcaggataCCAACAGGGAGCTGCACAACAGCAAACATATTCCCAGCAGCAATACCCAAATCAACAGAgttacccaggacagcagcaagGATATG GTCCTGCACAAGGAGCCTCTTCACAGTATTCCAGCTACcaacagggacaggggcagcaaTATGGAAGTTACAGAGCTTCCCAAACAGGCCCATCCGCTCAGCAACAGAGGCCTTATGGCTATGAGCAG ggaCAATATGGAAATTACCAGCAATAA